In a genomic window of Flavobacteriales bacterium:
- a CDS encoding glycosyltransferase — MWSIEFQVMLGALVVLLAYHALMFARLAFGKRTAQPDRDLPVSVVICARNEARTLEELIPALMQQDHRAFEVVVVNDRSDDDTWEILQWMKPKYPLLKPVNIQADERFNYGKKIALGVGVRSASHPHVLLTDADCVPASTDWIALMASGFRDGRKIVIGHSPYAKSPGLGSVLERYDGAIKAMQYLGFAQAGIPYMGVGRNLGYASEVFFGASGPKQHNHLMSGDDDLLINEVARRGNTAVVADPRSFMTTRPTPDLPTWIRRKRRHYTTALHYRFGHQLLLMLLPLARMVFWAALAVLLVRQRWVEAGIGIGAQLLLLQPVAMAALRRLQAGAIAWLALPLEWLFLLLDPLLYASTILVKPKRWK, encoded by the coding sequence ATGTGGTCCATTGAATTCCAAGTGATGCTCGGCGCGCTCGTGGTGCTGCTGGCCTACCATGCGCTCATGTTCGCGCGGCTGGCCTTCGGCAAGCGCACGGCCCAGCCCGACCGTGACCTGCCCGTCAGCGTGGTGATCTGCGCCCGCAACGAGGCGCGCACGCTCGAGGAGCTGATCCCCGCACTCATGCAGCAGGACCACCGCGCCTTCGAGGTGGTGGTGGTGAACGACCGCAGCGACGATGATACCTGGGAGATCCTGCAATGGATGAAGCCCAAGTACCCGCTCCTGAAGCCCGTGAACATCCAGGCCGATGAGCGCTTCAACTACGGGAAGAAGATCGCGCTGGGCGTGGGGGTGCGCTCCGCATCGCACCCGCATGTGCTGCTCACCGACGCCGACTGCGTGCCGGCCAGCACCGATTGGATCGCGCTGATGGCCTCCGGCTTCCGCGATGGCAGGAAGATCGTGATCGGCCACAGCCCGTACGCGAAGTCGCCCGGCTTGGGCAGCGTGCTCGAGCGCTACGATGGCGCCATCAAGGCCATGCAATACCTCGGCTTCGCGCAGGCGGGCATCCCGTACATGGGGGTGGGCCGCAACCTGGGCTACGCCAGCGAGGTCTTCTTCGGCGCCAGCGGCCCCAAGCAGCACAACCACCTCATGAGCGGCGACGATGATCTCCTGATCAACGAGGTGGCGCGCCGTGGCAACACCGCCGTGGTGGCCGATCCGCGGAGCTTCATGACCACGCGGCCCACGCCCGATCTGCCCACCTGGATCCGGCGCAAGCGCAGGCACTACACCACCGCGCTGCATTACCGCTTCGGCCACCAGCTGCTGCTGATGCTGCTGCCGCTGGCGCGCATGGTCTTCTGGGCGGCCCTCGCCGTGCTGCTCGTGAGGCAGCGCTGGGTGGAGGCCGGCATCGGCATCGGCGCGCAGCTCCTGCTGCTGCAGCCCGTGGCCATGGCCGCGCTGCGCCGTTTGCAGGCCGGTGCCATCGCCTGGCTCGCCCTGCCCTTGGAATGGCTGTTCCTACTTTTGGATCCGTTGCTGTACGCCAGCACGATCCTCGTAAAGCCCAAACGATGGAAGTGA
- a CDS encoding sulfite exporter TauE/SafE family protein: MDPHFLALLLFFGIAVLYSSVGHAGASGYLAIMALLSFAPETIKPTSLVLNVAVAGIASWRYLRAGLFDARAFLPVIITAMPLAYFGGALQLPAAWFARGAGAFLVLSAALMAWRAIIAAQEREPSELPPWLGALIGAPIGFLSGIIGVGGGIFLSPILIAGRWAAVRHVSGIAALFILINSLAGLFGSRMAGAVFDPYLPWWLLAVVLGGIIGSWLGVTRFGARAILFVLFAVLITAGVKLLMAS; encoded by the coding sequence ATGGATCCCCACTTCCTCGCCCTTCTACTCTTCTTCGGCATCGCTGTGCTGTATAGCAGCGTAGGCCACGCCGGGGCATCGGGCTATCTGGCCATCATGGCGCTTCTCTCCTTCGCGCCAGAAACGATCAAGCCCACCTCGCTGGTGCTGAACGTCGCGGTGGCGGGGATCGCGAGCTGGCGCTACCTCCGCGCGGGCCTCTTCGATGCGCGGGCATTCCTGCCGGTGATCATCACCGCGATGCCCTTGGCCTACTTCGGTGGCGCTTTGCAGTTGCCCGCGGCATGGTTTGCGCGCGGTGCTGGCGCCTTCCTCGTTCTTTCCGCGGCGCTCATGGCCTGGCGTGCGATAATCGCTGCACAAGAGCGCGAACCGAGCGAGCTGCCACCATGGCTTGGGGCCTTGATCGGCGCGCCCATCGGTTTCCTCTCGGGCATCATCGGCGTGGGTGGCGGCATCTTCCTCTCACCGATCCTGATCGCAGGCCGATGGGCCGCCGTTCGGCATGTCAGCGGCATTGCCGCGCTCTTCATCCTGATCAACTCCTTGGCGGGGCTCTTCGGATCGCGCATGGCGGGGGCCGTCTTCGACCCCTACCTGCCGTGGTGGTTGTTGGCGGTGGTGCTCGGCGGCATCATCGGTTCCTGGCTGGGCGTGACGCGGTTCGGCGCCCGGGCCATCCTCTTCGTGCTCTTCGCGGTTCTGATCACGGCAGGGGTGAAGTTGCTGATGGCATCGTGA
- a CDS encoding winged helix-turn-helix transcriptional regulator → MGLIKADLFTDEQNRMAALAKVLGHPARIAILQYLVKRGTCVNGSLVEELGLAQATISQHLWELKNAGLIQGTIEGTSVSYCIDPKGWNTLKKGMDKLLTSVSNNCC, encoded by the coding sequence ATGGGACTCATCAAGGCCGACCTCTTCACCGATGAGCAGAACCGCATGGCCGCCCTCGCCAAGGTGCTCGGCCATCCGGCGCGCATCGCCATCCTGCAATACCTCGTGAAACGGGGCACCTGCGTGAACGGCTCGCTCGTGGAGGAACTGGGGCTGGCGCAGGCCACCATCAGCCAGCACCTGTGGGAGCTGAAGAACGCCGGGCTCATCCAGGGCACCATCGAAGGCACCAGCGTGAGCTACTGCATCGACCCCAAGGGCTGGAACACGCTGAAGAAGGGCATGGACAAACTGCTCACGAGCGTGAGCAACAACTGCTGCTAG
- a CDS encoding MFS transporter, which yields MNTPLGLRANWKQFTLLVIVNAFVGGMVGVERTVLPVLAELEFGVASHAAALSFIMAFGVSKALANYFTGRLAGRYGRKALLITGWLLALPVPFMLIYADAWAWVVAANILLGIHQGFAWSSTVVMKMDLVGEKDRGLAMGLNEFAGYLAVGGMAFLTGYLAAQYGPRPVPFQVGIGIAVIGLLLTLLWVKDTVHHVAAESVTSAIPKLKRVFVEASLTHRTLGSVTQAGLVNNLNDGMLWGLLPVLLLNEGLGQERIGLIAAVYPAVWGLGQLFTGKLADHVNRRSLLIIGMVLQGLAILGLPFVHAQGAYIALSAALGLGTALVYPTFLAVLAAHTHPQQRSEAVGVFRLWRDLGYAIGALITGLIADRFGITASILAIGTVTVLSGVVVWWRMPSERKCLDPEDLKPMLGKPSVIVVDVRSPEEYASGHLPEAINIPITELIERVREWSPKERIVTVCAKGGGRSAQAAQVLRDLGFERTWWLCGGTLGWT from the coding sequence ATGAATACCCCGCTCGGCCTCCGCGCGAATTGGAAGCAGTTCACGCTGCTCGTCATCGTCAACGCATTCGTGGGCGGCATGGTGGGCGTCGAACGCACCGTGCTGCCCGTGCTCGCGGAGCTTGAGTTCGGGGTCGCTTCGCATGCCGCTGCGCTGAGCTTCATCATGGCCTTCGGCGTCAGTAAGGCGTTGGCGAACTATTTCACCGGAAGGCTTGCCGGGCGCTATGGTCGCAAGGCCTTGCTCATCACCGGATGGCTGCTGGCACTTCCTGTTCCATTCATGCTCATCTACGCCGATGCCTGGGCGTGGGTGGTAGCGGCGAACATCCTGCTTGGCATCCACCAAGGCTTCGCGTGGAGCAGCACCGTGGTGATGAAGATGGACCTCGTGGGCGAAAAGGACCGCGGCCTCGCCATGGGCCTCAATGAGTTCGCCGGTTACCTCGCCGTGGGCGGCATGGCCTTCCTCACCGGCTATCTGGCTGCGCAGTACGGTCCGCGACCGGTGCCCTTCCAGGTGGGGATCGGCATCGCGGTGATCGGCCTGTTGCTTACGCTGCTTTGGGTGAAGGACACCGTGCACCATGTAGCGGCAGAGAGTGTGACCAGCGCGATCCCGAAACTCAAGCGCGTGTTCGTGGAGGCCAGCCTCACGCACCGCACGCTGGGCAGCGTCACTCAAGCCGGGCTGGTGAACAACCTGAACGACGGCATGCTGTGGGGCCTGCTGCCCGTGCTGCTGCTGAACGAGGGCCTCGGCCAGGAACGCATCGGCCTCATCGCCGCCGTGTACCCCGCCGTGTGGGGCCTTGGCCAGCTCTTCACCGGCAAGCTCGCCGATCATGTGAACCGTCGCTCGCTGCTGATCATCGGGATGGTGCTGCAAGGCCTCGCAATCCTCGGTCTGCCATTCGTGCATGCACAAGGTGCTTACATCGCGCTCAGCGCAGCGCTCGGACTCGGCACCGCGCTGGTCTACCCCACGTTCCTCGCAGTGCTCGCCGCGCACACGCATCCGCAACAGCGCAGTGAGGCCGTGGGCGTGTTCCGCCTGTGGCGTGACCTCGGCTATGCCATCGGCGCGCTGATCACCGGCCTCATAGCAGATCGCTTTGGGATCACCGCTTCCATTCTCGCCATCGGTACGGTAACGGTGCTCAGCGGCGTGGTGGTGTGGTGGCGAATGCCCAGCGAGCGCAAGTGCCTGGACCCGGAAGACCTGAAGCCTATGCTTGGAAAGCCCAGCGTGATCGTGGTGGATGTGCGCAGCCCCGAGGAATACGCCAGCGGACACCTGCCCGAAGCGATCAACATCCCGATCACCGAGTTGATTGAACGCGTCAGGGAGTGGTCGCCTAAAGAGCGGATCGTCACCGTGTGCGCCAAAGGAGGTGGACGCAGTGCCCAGGCCGCGCAGGTGCTCCGCGACCTGGGTTTCGAACGGACCTGGTGGTTGTGCGGCGGTACATTGGGCTGGACTTGA
- a CDS encoding ChaN family lipoprotein, translated as MRHLVTCLLLLSLSTARAQVLPAYALFDAQGKPLSHKRMLAKAGAADVVLFGELHNNSIAHWLQLVMARELAARGPLVLGAEMIEADDQAALDRYLRGEIDQAGLDTLARLWKNHSTDYAPLVDFAKEKGLPFIACNVPRRFARAVNKGGFAALDTVAAAERAFMAPLPIPFDATLPRYVAMLEMMEGHGTPQMVMAQALKDATMAHFIAQHAKAGARFLHFNGSYHSDFHEGIGWYLRRARSELRQFTIATVTQEQLKTLDAEHLGKADVILCVDAAVPGSY; from the coding sequence ATGCGCCATCTGGTCACATGCCTGCTTCTCTTGTCCCTTTCCACTGCTCGGGCCCAAGTGCTGCCGGCCTACGCGCTCTTCGATGCGCAAGGCAAGCCGCTATCGCACAAGCGCATGCTCGCGAAGGCGGGCGCTGCCGATGTGGTCCTCTTCGGCGAGCTGCACAACAATTCCATCGCGCACTGGCTGCAGCTGGTGATGGCGCGCGAGCTGGCAGCACGCGGACCGCTGGTGCTGGGCGCTGAGATGATCGAGGCCGACGACCAGGCGGCGCTGGACCGCTACCTGCGCGGCGAGATTGATCAGGCAGGCCTGGACACGCTAGCGCGCCTGTGGAAGAACCATTCCACCGACTACGCTCCGCTAGTGGACTTCGCGAAGGAGAAGGGCTTGCCCTTCATCGCGTGCAACGTGCCCCGGCGCTTCGCGCGTGCGGTGAACAAAGGCGGCTTCGCGGCGCTCGATACGGTGGCCGCAGCGGAGCGCGCTTTCATGGCCCCGCTGCCCATCCCCTTCGATGCAACGCTCCCACGCTATGTGGCCATGCTGGAGATGATGGAAGGGCATGGCACGCCCCAAATGGTGATGGCCCAGGCGCTGAAGGATGCCACCATGGCGCACTTCATCGCACAGCACGCGAAGGCCGGCGCGCGCTTCCTGCATTTCAACGGCTCATACCACAGCGATTTCCACGAGGGCATCGGATGGTACTTGCGCCGCGCACGTTCCGAACTGAGGCAATTCACCATTGCCACCGTGACTCAAGAGCAATTGAAGACGCTCGATGCGGAGCACCTCGGCAAGGCCGATGTCATCCTCTGCGTGGATGCGGCAGTGCCAGGGAGTTACTAA
- a CDS encoding aquaporin, with the protein MRRYVAELIGTYALVFAGTGAIIINEQTGALGHLGVAATFGLIVLAMIYAFGDLSGAHLNPAVTIGFVVAKRFPLKEAAPYIVAQLSGALLASLTLRFMFPENATLGATFPTGSEMQSFILEVLLTYFLMLVILQVAHGSKEVGVMAGIAIGAVVGLEALFAGPITGASMNPARSIAPALVSGDLRALWIYIVAPVLGALLAANTWSWLRNSLSA; encoded by the coding sequence ATGAGGCGCTACGTCGCAGAGCTGATCGGGACCTATGCGCTCGTCTTCGCGGGCACGGGGGCGATCATCATCAACGAGCAGACCGGCGCGCTCGGGCACTTAGGCGTTGCGGCCACCTTCGGGCTCATCGTGCTGGCGATGATCTATGCGTTCGGCGACTTGTCGGGCGCGCACTTGAACCCGGCCGTGACGATCGGGTTCGTGGTGGCCAAGCGCTTCCCTTTGAAAGAGGCCGCGCCCTACATCGTCGCGCAGCTCAGCGGCGCGTTGCTCGCATCGCTGACACTGCGCTTCATGTTCCCGGAGAACGCCACGCTCGGCGCCACCTTCCCTACCGGTAGTGAGATGCAGAGTTTCATCCTGGAAGTACTCCTCACTTACTTCCTCATGCTCGTGATCCTGCAGGTGGCGCATGGCTCGAAGGAGGTGGGCGTGATGGCCGGCATCGCCATCGGTGCGGTCGTTGGCCTGGAGGCGCTCTTCGCCGGCCCGATCACCGGGGCGAGCATGAACCCGGCGCGGAGCATCGCACCGGCGCTGGTCTCGGGTGATTTACGGGCGCTATGGATCTACATCGTTGCTCCGGTGCTTGGGGCGCTGCTGGCCGCCAACACTTGGTCCTGGCTCCGGAATTCACTTTCGGCATGA
- a CDS encoding arsenate reductase ArsC, protein MMRILVLCTGNSCRSQIAHGYLQHFGGSAVEVLSAGVETHGVNPRAIAIMKEDGIDISRHTSNNVDEYRDLAFDHVITVCDNAKERCPWFPTSAQKHHRDFTDPAKVSGTEAEIMAAFRRVRDEIKAYCKDFIAQHA, encoded by the coding sequence CTGATGCGCATCCTCGTGCTCTGCACCGGCAACAGCTGCCGCAGCCAGATCGCCCACGGCTACCTGCAGCACTTCGGCGGGTCCGCGGTCGAAGTGCTCAGCGCAGGTGTGGAGACGCACGGCGTGAACCCACGCGCGATCGCGATCATGAAGGAGGACGGGATCGACATCAGTCGCCACACGAGCAACAACGTGGACGAGTACCGCGACCTTGCCTTCGATCATGTGATCACCGTGTGCGACAACGCGAAGGAGCGCTGCCCTTGGTTCCCCACCAGCGCGCAGAAGCACCACCGCGACTTCACCGACCCGGCGAAGGTCTCGGGCACTGAAGCGGAGATCATGGCTGCATTCCGTCGGGTGCGCGACGAGATCAAGGCCTATTGCAAGGACTTCATCGCGCAGCATGCATGA
- a CDS encoding LptF/LptG family permease yields the protein MLRILDRYILRKFLGTFFFMLVLIMLVAIVFDLSEKTEDFARTKPSAHAIAFDYYVNFVVFYANRFSGLFTFLAVLLFTSRLSHRSEIIAMLSSGVSFPRLMRPYAIGATLIAVLSLYVNHELLPKANEKRLAFEEDYVRVVAFMVKDRHLHREIAPGLIVYGERFSIETLTLHDFGLERWENGALHSKLDAERAVFDSISGHWRAINYSRRVMGAQGDVLTRGLELDTVLPLRPADLGQRVETAMAMPTGALNTYIADRLRQGDGRVGPYLIEKHQRTAYPLATYIFTLIGVGIASRKVRGGTGLHIAVGVMLVLVYFFVVQFTTVAATNAGMDPFLAVWLPNLGYALIGVWIYRTAPK from the coding sequence ATGCTCCGCATCCTCGACCGCTACATCCTCCGGAAGTTCCTGGGCACCTTCTTCTTCATGCTGGTGCTCATCATGCTGGTGGCCATCGTCTTCGACCTGAGCGAGAAGACCGAGGACTTCGCGCGCACCAAGCCCAGCGCCCACGCCATCGCCTTCGATTACTACGTGAACTTCGTGGTGTTCTATGCCAACCGCTTCAGCGGCCTCTTCACCTTCCTGGCCGTGCTGCTCTTCACCAGCCGCCTGTCGCACCGCAGCGAGATCATCGCCATGCTCAGCAGCGGCGTGAGCTTCCCGCGCCTGATGCGGCCCTACGCCATCGGCGCCACGCTCATCGCCGTCCTCAGCTTGTACGTGAACCACGAGCTGCTGCCCAAGGCCAATGAGAAGCGCCTCGCTTTCGAGGAGGATTACGTTCGCGTGGTGGCCTTCATGGTGAAGGACCGGCACCTGCACCGCGAGATCGCGCCGGGGCTGATCGTCTACGGCGAGCGCTTCTCCATTGAGACGCTCACCCTGCACGACTTCGGGCTCGAGCGCTGGGAGAACGGCGCGCTGCACAGCAAGCTCGACGCGGAACGGGCCGTGTTCGACAGCATCAGCGGCCATTGGCGCGCCATCAACTACTCGCGCCGCGTGATGGGCGCACAGGGCGATGTCCTCACGCGCGGACTCGAGCTCGATACCGTGCTGCCCTTGCGCCCAGCCGACCTCGGCCAGCGCGTGGAGACCGCCATGGCCATGCCCACCGGTGCGCTCAACACCTACATCGCCGACCGCCTGCGCCAGGGCGATGGCCGCGTGGGCCCTTACCTGATCGAGAAGCACCAGCGCACCGCTTATCCCCTCGCCACCTACATCTTCACCCTCATTGGCGTGGGCATCGCCAGCCGCAAGGTGCGCGGCGGCACCGGGCTCCACATCGCCGTCGGCGTGATGCTCGTGCTCGTGTACTTCTTCGTGGTGCAGTTCACGACCGTGGCCGCCACCAACGCCGGCATGGACCCCTTCCTGGCCGTGTGGCTGCCGAACCTCGGCTACGCGCTGATCGGGGTCTGGATCTACCGCACGGCCCCGAAGTAG
- a CDS encoding sulfite exporter TauE/SafE family protein, which yields MEASLLLIPAVALAASLITLISGFGLGTLLLPVFALFFPLEVAIGLTAVVHLLNNLFKLGLLWKDIHWPTVLRFGVPGIAGAYLGARLMLQLGAREPLYPGVLHPVDPLDLVIAALMLVFGLLELSNTMNQLSLPSRWMVPGGFISGFFGGLSGHQGALRSVFLLRSGLAKEAFIATGVAVACLVDLTRLPTYARGDILIMAKEQWPLLLAATLAAFTGAWWGKKLIPKVTLRGVQLTVGVLILAIAGLLASGTI from the coding sequence ATGGAAGCCTCCCTTCTCCTCATCCCCGCCGTCGCGCTCGCCGCATCGCTCATCACGCTCATCAGCGGCTTCGGGCTGGGCACCTTGCTGTTGCCGGTGTTCGCGTTGTTCTTCCCGCTGGAGGTGGCCATCGGCCTCACGGCGGTGGTGCACCTGCTGAACAACCTCTTCAAGCTGGGTCTGCTCTGGAAGGACATCCATTGGCCCACGGTGCTGCGCTTCGGCGTGCCCGGTATCGCGGGTGCCTACCTCGGCGCTCGGCTCATGCTCCAGCTGGGAGCGCGCGAACCGCTCTATCCCGGCGTGCTGCATCCGGTGGATCCGCTGGACCTCGTGATAGCAGCGCTCATGCTGGTCTTCGGGCTTCTGGAGCTCTCGAATACCATGAACCAGCTCTCGCTGCCTTCTCGCTGGATGGTGCCCGGCGGCTTCATCAGCGGCTTCTTCGGCGGGCTCAGCGGTCACCAAGGCGCGTTGCGGAGCGTGTTCCTCTTGCGCAGTGGACTCGCCAAGGAGGCTTTCATCGCAACGGGCGTGGCCGTCGCCTGCCTCGTGGATCTCACGCGCCTGCCCACCTATGCGCGCGGCGACATCCTCATCATGGCGAAGGAGCAGTGGCCGTTATTGCTTGCTGCCACCCTTGCGGCCTTCACCGGTGCGTGGTGGGGCAAGAAGCTCATCCCGAAAGTGACGCTGCGCGGCGTGCAGCTCACCGTGGGAGTGCTGATCCTGGCGATCGCAGGGCTGCTGGCATCGGGCACGATTTGA
- a CDS encoding arsenite methyltransferase: MNTAQETKDMVRARYAEIAQQDKDTNASSCCGAGGCSTEVYNIMTDDYTQVEGYNPDADLGLGCGLPTQFAGIKKGDTVLDLGSGAGNDCFVARHETGEDGRVIGVDFTPEMIAKAKENAKKLGYQNVEFRQGDIEALPLTSNIVDVVVSNCVLNLVPDKRKAFSEVLRVLKPGGHFSISDVVLRGDIPARLKESAEMYAGCVAGALPESEYLGIIHDLGFEQVTIQKRKPINLPDDILSKYLSADEIAAYKASGAGTFSITVSAHKPGKVTQKDACCAPNAEGTEKVKLATGETCGYGIDSTCC, from the coding sequence ATGAACACCGCTCAAGAGACCAAGGACATGGTCCGCGCCAGGTACGCGGAGATCGCCCAACAGGACAAGGACACCAACGCCAGCAGTTGCTGCGGCGCCGGTGGCTGCAGCACGGAGGTTTACAACATCATGACCGATGACTACACCCAGGTGGAAGGCTATAACCCCGACGCGGACCTCGGGCTGGGCTGCGGGCTGCCAACGCAATTCGCCGGAATCAAGAAGGGCGACACGGTGCTCGACCTGGGCAGCGGCGCAGGCAACGATTGCTTCGTGGCGCGCCACGAGACCGGTGAGGACGGCCGCGTGATCGGCGTGGACTTCACACCCGAGATGATCGCCAAGGCGAAGGAGAACGCGAAGAAGCTCGGCTACCAGAATGTCGAGTTCCGCCAGGGCGACATCGAAGCGCTGCCGCTCACGAGCAACATCGTGGACGTGGTGGTGAGCAACTGCGTGCTGAACCTGGTGCCCGACAAACGCAAGGCCTTCAGCGAGGTGCTGCGCGTGCTCAAGCCTGGAGGCCACTTCAGCATCAGCGATGTGGTGCTGCGCGGTGACATCCCCGCACGGTTGAAGGAAAGCGCCGAGATGTATGCGGGCTGCGTGGCCGGTGCCTTACCGGAGAGCGAATACCTCGGCATCATCCACGACCTCGGATTCGAGCAGGTGACGATCCAGAAACGGAAGCCGATCAATCTGCCGGACGACATTCTCTCCAAGTACCTCAGTGCGGATGAGATTGCCGCCTACAAGGCCAGCGGCGCTGGCACCTTCAGCATCACGGTATCGGCGCACAAACCCGGCAAAGTGACCCAGAAGGACGCCTGCTGCGCACCGAACGCCGAGGGCACCGAAAAGGTGAAGCTGGCCACGGGTGAAACCTGCGGCTACGGGATCGATAGCACCTGCTGCTGA
- the tgt gene encoding tRNA guanosine(34) transglycosylase Tgt: MHFDLIANDPHSAARAGVLHTPHGAIPTPVFMPVGTLGAVKAVHPRELRNDLDAPIMLSNTYHLYLRPGTEVLEHAGGLHKFNGWDRPILTDSGGFQVHSLSDIRKITEEGVRFQSHIDGSAHLFTPERVMDIQRSIGADIIMAFDECTPWPCERGYAEKSMHMTHRWLDRCINRLDETQPKYGHEQALFPIVQGSTIGELRKQSSEYIAAKGAAGNAIGGLSVGEPEEEMYAMAELCCGILPKDKPRYLMGVGTPWNLLENMARGIDLFDCVMPTRNGRNGMLFTREGIVNIKNKQWADDHGPLDPTGTSWVDSAYSRAFVRHLFQSGEMLGQQIASLHNLGFYISLMREARERIIDGSFTAWKNALLPNLKVRL, encoded by the coding sequence ATGCACTTCGACCTGATCGCCAACGACCCGCATTCCGCTGCGCGGGCCGGAGTCCTTCATACTCCCCACGGCGCCATCCCCACCCCGGTCTTCATGCCCGTGGGAACATTGGGCGCGGTGAAGGCCGTGCATCCGCGCGAGCTGAGGAACGACCTCGACGCGCCCATCATGCTCAGCAACACCTACCACCTCTACCTGAGGCCAGGGACCGAGGTGCTGGAGCATGCGGGAGGCCTGCACAAGTTCAACGGCTGGGACCGCCCCATCCTCACCGACAGCGGCGGCTTCCAGGTGCACAGCCTCAGCGACATCCGCAAGATCACCGAGGAAGGCGTGCGGTTCCAGAGCCACATCGACGGCAGCGCGCACCTGTTCACGCCGGAGAGGGTGATGGACATCCAGCGCAGCATCGGGGCCGACATCATCATGGCCTTCGATGAATGCACGCCATGGCCCTGTGAGCGCGGCTATGCTGAGAAGAGCATGCACATGACCCATCGCTGGCTCGACCGCTGCATCAATCGATTGGATGAGACGCAACCGAAGTACGGCCACGAGCAGGCGCTCTTCCCCATCGTGCAGGGCAGCACCATCGGCGAGCTGCGCAAGCAGAGCAGCGAGTACATCGCGGCGAAGGGCGCCGCGGGCAATGCCATCGGCGGCCTCAGCGTTGGGGAGCCGGAGGAGGAGATGTACGCCATGGCCGAATTGTGCTGCGGCATCCTTCCGAAGGACAAGCCGCGCTACCTCATGGGCGTGGGCACGCCTTGGAACCTGCTGGAGAACATGGCGCGCGGCATCGACCTGTTCGATTGCGTGATGCCCACGCGCAATGGCCGCAACGGCATGCTCTTCACCCGCGAGGGCATCGTGAACATCAAGAACAAGCAATGGGCCGATGACCATGGCCCGCTCGACCCCACCGGCACAAGCTGGGTTGACAGCGCTTACTCGCGCGCCTTCGTCCGCCACCTGTTCCAGAGCGGCGAGATGCTGGGCCAGCAGATCGCCAGCCTGCACAACCTCGGCTTCTACATCAGCCTGATGCGCGAAGCCCGCGAGCGCATCATCGACGGTAGCTTCACCGCGTGGAAGAACGCGTTGTTGCCGAACCTGAAAGTGAGACTATGA
- a CDS encoding inorganic diphosphatase, with amino-acid sequence MTNPWHDISTGDHAPQRVNAIIEIPKESKGKYELHKASGLLMLDRALFSAVHYPANYGFIPRTYCDDKDPLDILVLTSLTLPHLCLVDATVIGVMRMVDQGEADDKIIAVASNDESVNHMKDVADLPPHTEIQIRRFFMDYKTLEGKEVKVEKFLGREEALRIVEEAIVLYGRTFADGSAEPQ; translated from the coding sequence ATGACCAATCCCTGGCACGACATCTCCACCGGCGATCACGCCCCGCAACGCGTCAATGCGATCATCGAGATCCCCAAGGAGAGCAAAGGGAAGTACGAGTTGCACAAGGCAAGCGGCTTGCTGATGCTGGACCGCGCGCTCTTCAGCGCCGTGCACTACCCGGCCAACTACGGCTTCATTCCGCGCACTTACTGCGACGACAAGGACCCGCTGGACATCCTGGTGCTCACCAGCCTCACGCTGCCGCACCTCTGCCTGGTGGATGCCACGGTGATCGGTGTGATGCGCATGGTGGACCAGGGCGAGGCCGATGACAAGATCATCGCGGTGGCCTCCAACGACGAGAGCGTGAACCACATGAAGGATGTGGCCGACCTGCCGCCGCATACCGAGATCCAGATCCGACGCTTCTTCATGGACTACAAGACGCTGGAAGGCAAGGAGGTGAAGGTGGAGAAGTTCCTGGGCAGGGAAGAGGCGCTGCGGATCGTGGAGGAGGCGATTGTTCTGTACGGCCGCACCTTCGCTGATGGCTCCGCCGAGCCGCAGTAG
- a CDS encoding ribose-5-phosphate isomerase, translating to MPTAYTVYVIELARKVYTEDRRFREANPQYNGVLECVYVGMTSKTPQERLAQHKTGALSKKGHKLSSSIVQKYGRYLRPSLYRDIGPLSRAEALEVEKGLAQELRSKGYAVWTN from the coding sequence ATGCCCACCGCCTACACCGTTTACGTCATCGAGCTCGCCCGCAAGGTCTACACCGAGGACCGCAGGTTCCGCGAGGCCAATCCGCAGTACAACGGCGTGCTGGAATGCGTGTACGTGGGCATGACGAGCAAGACGCCGCAAGAGCGCCTCGCACAGCACAAGACCGGCGCGCTGAGCAAGAAGGGGCACAAGCTCAGCAGCAGCATCGTGCAGAAATACGGGCGCTACTTGCGGCCGAGCCTGTACCGGGACATCGGCCCCTTGAGCCGGGCAGAGGCGCTGGAAGTGGAGAAGGGCCTTGCGCAAGAGCTGCGCAGCAAGGGCTACGCGGTGTGGACGAACTGA